The Hippea jasoniae genome includes the window CAGGTACTCCAACAATTTCAGATCCAGGATACAAAATCGTTCATAGATGCAGGCAGGAAAATATCGATGTGGTTCCAGTTCCTGGGGCAAATGCAGCGATTGCAGCTGTTAGCGTAAGTGGCCTGCCTACCGATAAGTTTGTTTTTCTGGGTTTTCTACCAAAGGGTAAGCTTAAAAAAGAAAAGATGCTCAAAAGTTATGATGGTGATGCCACGATTGTGCTTTATGAGTCGCCTCATAGAATCCTTAAAACGCTAAATGCAATTAAGTCAGCTTTAGGCAGGCGTTATGTTGTTGTGGCAAGGGAGATTACCAAAATCCATGAAGAGTTTATAAGTGGTTTTGTTGATGAGGTAGAAGAGATAATTGCAAACAAAAGCTCGATTAAAGGCGAGTTTGTAGTTCTTATCAGAAAAGCTGATGTTTAAAAATGCTCAGATTATAGCTTTTTTTACCTTTATAAGCAGGATTTTTGGGTATATAAGGGATCTTTTTATAGCATCATACTTTGGTGCAAATTTCTATACAGATATTTTCTTTATTCTTTTCAGGATTCCCAATTCATTCAGGAGATTTATAGGCGAAGGGGCTTTAAACTCCTCTGTTGTGCCGGTTTTAAGTAAGCTTGATAAAACGCAAAAAAATCAGACCATTAACAGCCTTCTGTTTTACTTTTCTGTTATTCTTTTATTTGTGGTTATTATTGGCGAGCTGTTTCCTAAACTGTTTATAGCTTTATTTGCAGCAGGTTACCTTCAAAATCCTCACATTCACATGATAGAGAATCTTTTTAGACTGATTTTTCCTTATCTATTCTTTATCGGCTTAACGGTTCTTTTGATGGGTATTCTAAACAGTTTCAAAAAGTTTGCTATTCCAGCATTCTGTCCTGTTTTGCTCAATCTAAGCATAATTGCAAGCGTTGTTTTTCTGTATAATTTTTTTAAAAACCCTGTTTATGCCCTTATTATTGGAGTTCTGATTGGCGGGGTTTTGCAGCTTTCCTTGTCGTTTTTTGATTTTTTAACGCTTAAAATTCCCTTTAAACGCCCCATTATCAATGAACCTTTAAAAGAGATCTTCAAACTGCTTGGTTTGTCAATTGTTGGCAACTCGGCCTATCAAATATCATCTATGGTTGATACTGTTGTGGCAAGCTTTTTGGCTGCTGGTAGTTTTTCTTTTATATTTTATGCAAACAGGCTGTTTCAGTTTCCCTATGCCGTATTTCTGCTTGCAGTTGCACAGGCTTCGCTTCCGGATTTATCACGACTATCGATAGAAAAGCTATTTGTTGTCACAAAACGGATTTTAGAATTTGTAATTATAATCGGTATTATTATTTCAATTTATACGATTATTTTTTCATTTGATATTGTAAAGTTGATCTTTATGCACGGCAGATTTTCTTACTCTGATGCTATAAATACATCCATAGCCCTTCAGATTTTTATTGCAGGTTTTGTTTTTTTTGGTATATCCAAGATACTTTCAAACAGCTTCTATGCCATAAAGGATGCCAAAACCCCTCTAAAAGCCTCTGTTTTTTCTTCCGTAGTTGCTATAGTTTCCTCTGTTGCTTTAGGCTTTTTGCTTGGTTTTAAAGGCCTTGCTTTATC containing:
- the rsmI gene encoding 16S rRNA (cytidine(1402)-2'-O)-methyltransferase, whose product is MSGKLFVVATPIGNLKDITFRAVETLKSVDYILAESPHHSKRLLETYAIKTKTVKYNDDYNVEKIIEKAVEDLKSGLNIALISDAGTPTISDPGYKIVHRCRQENIDVVPVPGANAAIAAVSVSGLPTDKFVFLGFLPKGKLKKEKMLKSYDGDATIVLYESPHRILKTLNAIKSALGRRYVVVAREITKIHEEFISGFVDEVEEIIANKSSIKGEFVVLIRKADV
- the murJ gene encoding murein biosynthesis integral membrane protein MurJ; the encoded protein is MFKNAQIIAFFTFISRIFGYIRDLFIASYFGANFYTDIFFILFRIPNSFRRFIGEGALNSSVVPVLSKLDKTQKNQTINSLLFYFSVILLFVVIIGELFPKLFIALFAAGYLQNPHIHMIENLFRLIFPYLFFIGLTVLLMGILNSFKKFAIPAFCPVLLNLSIIASVVFLYNFFKNPVYALIIGVLIGGVLQLSLSFFDFLTLKIPFKRPIINEPLKEIFKLLGLSIVGNSAYQISSMVDTVVASFLAAGSFSFIFYANRLFQFPYAVFLLAVAQASLPDLSRLSIEKLFVVTKRILEFVIIIGIIISIYTIIFSFDIVKLIFMHGRFSYSDAINTSIALQIFIAGFVFFGISKILSNSFYAIKDAKTPLKASVFSSVVAIVSSVALGFLLGFKGLALSTTIAAVVNAGFLFFKANQRFGRFGFKDIVNLKILSSVFVLSLLFVVLKQFKYGFYVSIFVVLPVFFYIFFEYKRIFSASFKSL